In Candidatus Baltobacteraceae bacterium, a genomic segment contains:
- a CDS encoding hotdog domain-containing protein, which produces MTRPLDTSHTKILPLSVDAELRRSFQLLEILDRFAEETALAHAARTYSDIAFVTAAIDQMHFRGRPDMTSDMVLLARVNYVGTRSLEVGIRIEQPGPKPLHYVSCYFTMVANHELPPLDYEDELERRRRGRALVRKNAYRDDAVPTIEPPSPAEQSLLAELHMAQEGAGFDGLLVCNLTNREYDRAETPPAASSPAKIVGGYVIHRAYVHATMCAELVAPDRPVVVSINRVNFHQPVNVGDKLHFSSRVTYTGNTSICVEVDIVRESRDRRTAALCNTCTFTFKNVDDALGARPVPNVYPTTYAEDVRYLAAHRRRLRRLAGSSL; this is translated from the coding sequence ATGACTCGCCCGCTCGACACCTCGCACACGAAGATCCTGCCGCTCAGCGTCGACGCCGAATTACGCCGCAGCTTCCAGCTGCTCGAGATCCTCGACCGCTTTGCCGAAGAAACCGCGCTCGCGCACGCCGCTCGAACGTATTCGGATATCGCGTTCGTGACCGCGGCGATCGACCAGATGCACTTTCGCGGTAGGCCGGACATGACGTCGGACATGGTGCTGCTCGCGCGCGTCAACTACGTGGGCACGCGTTCGCTCGAAGTCGGCATCCGCATCGAACAGCCCGGTCCCAAACCGCTGCACTACGTCTCGTGCTACTTCACGATGGTCGCGAATCACGAACTCCCGCCGCTGGACTACGAAGACGAACTCGAACGCCGGCGCCGCGGCCGTGCGCTCGTGCGCAAGAACGCCTATCGCGACGATGCGGTACCGACGATCGAACCGCCCAGCCCGGCGGAGCAGTCGTTGCTGGCCGAGCTGCACATGGCGCAAGAGGGCGCGGGGTTCGACGGGTTGCTGGTCTGCAATCTCACGAACCGCGAGTACGACCGCGCCGAAACCCCGCCCGCGGCGTCGTCACCGGCGAAGATCGTCGGCGGATACGTTATCCATCGGGCCTACGTCCATGCGACGATGTGCGCCGAGCTGGTGGCTCCGGACCGGCCGGTCGTCGTATCGATCAATCGGGTCAATTTCCACCAACCGGTCAACGTGGGCGACAAACTGCATTTCAGCTCGCGCGTGACGTACACCGGAAACACCTCGATCTGCGTGGAGGTCGACATCGTGCGTGAGAGTCGCGATCGCCGCACCGCGGCGCTGTGCAATACCTGCACTTTCACCTTCAAAAACGTCGACGATGCGTTGGGCGCGCGTCCCGTGCCGAACGTCTATCCGACGACCTACGCAGAGGACGTGCGCTATCTGGCTGCGCACCGCCGCCGGCTGCGCCGCCTCGCCGGCTCTTCTCTTTAG
- a CDS encoding benzaldehyde dehydrogenase: MTTTSTSHALLGNFDWSGKIFLDGWRQGSGQFAATNKANGAALGTVGTACAADVRAAAASAAQHQPAWAQTPRTDRAAVLKRARALLTQHADEFVWWIVREAGSTVPKSQFEVGVLTTGYFDKIIGDLETAAFEETIVDKDGFRSVAERVPLGVVGVIGPFNFPLILCMRAVIPALAFGNTVVLKPNQQTSVCSGILIARLFEMAGLPQGVLHVVPGETEPGAALVEDPNVAMIAFTGSTAVGRKIGEAAGRTLKRVSLELGGNSPFIVLEDADVEAAARCGSWGSFLHQGQICMASSRHLVHESIAAKYAAALAEHARKLVVGDPAENQVHLGPIINDAQRERVDRIVKDTLAKGAKLAAGGTHEGNFYAATVLTGVTPGMPAFDEEIFGPVAPITTFTSDEEAIALANKTEYGLSAAVHSASLPRARNIAKRLRTGMVHINDQTVNDDPRAPFGGVGASGNGSRQGGHASLDEYTTWRWSTEHDTPPPYPF, from the coding sequence ATGACGACGACATCGACGTCCCACGCGTTGCTCGGAAATTTCGACTGGTCCGGCAAAATCTTTCTCGACGGGTGGCGGCAAGGCAGCGGGCAATTCGCCGCGACGAACAAAGCGAACGGTGCCGCGCTCGGAACGGTTGGCACCGCCTGCGCGGCCGACGTCCGTGCCGCCGCGGCCTCGGCCGCGCAGCACCAGCCGGCGTGGGCACAGACGCCGCGTACGGATCGCGCCGCCGTTTTGAAACGCGCGCGAGCGCTGTTGACGCAGCACGCGGACGAATTCGTGTGGTGGATCGTGCGCGAAGCCGGCTCCACGGTCCCCAAATCGCAATTCGAGGTCGGCGTACTGACCACCGGATATTTCGATAAGATCATCGGCGATCTCGAGACCGCCGCGTTCGAAGAAACGATCGTCGACAAGGACGGCTTCCGCAGCGTTGCCGAACGCGTCCCGCTCGGCGTCGTCGGCGTCATCGGGCCGTTCAATTTCCCGCTGATCCTGTGCATGCGCGCGGTGATTCCCGCGCTGGCGTTCGGCAACACGGTGGTACTCAAGCCGAATCAACAGACCAGCGTGTGTTCGGGCATCCTCATCGCGCGCCTGTTCGAGATGGCGGGCCTACCGCAAGGCGTGTTGCACGTCGTTCCCGGCGAGACCGAGCCGGGCGCGGCGTTGGTCGAAGATCCCAACGTCGCGATGATCGCCTTCACGGGTTCGACCGCGGTCGGCCGCAAGATCGGCGAAGCCGCGGGCCGCACGCTCAAGCGCGTTTCGCTCGAACTCGGCGGCAATAGTCCGTTCATCGTGCTCGAAGACGCGGACGTCGAGGCGGCCGCGCGCTGCGGTTCGTGGGGTTCGTTCTTACATCAAGGGCAAATCTGCATGGCGTCGAGCCGTCATCTCGTGCACGAAAGCATCGCCGCGAAATATGCGGCCGCGCTCGCCGAGCACGCGCGCAAGCTCGTCGTCGGCGATCCGGCCGAGAATCAGGTCCATCTCGGGCCGATCATCAACGACGCGCAGCGCGAACGCGTCGATCGCATCGTCAAAGACACGCTGGCGAAAGGCGCGAAGCTCGCTGCGGGCGGTACGCACGAGGGCAACTTCTACGCCGCGACCGTCTTGACGGGCGTGACGCCGGGTATGCCGGCGTTCGACGAAGAGATCTTCGGGCCGGTCGCGCCGATCACGACGTTTACCTCCGACGAAGAGGCGATCGCGCTGGCCAACAAGACCGAGTACGGCCTTTCGGCCGCGGTCCACTCGGCATCGCTGCCGCGCGCGCGGAACATCGCCAAACGCTTGCGGACGGGGATGGTCCATATCAACGACCAAACCGTGAACGACGACCCGCGTGCCCCGTTCGGCGGCGTCGGCGCCTCCGGCAACGGCAGCCGTCAAGGCGGACACGCGTCACTCGACGAGTACACGACCTGGCGGTGGTCGACCGAGCACGATACCCCGCCGCCGTATCCGTTCTAA
- a CDS encoding MaoC family dehydratase, producing the protein MTTVGTLEELESLRGATLETDWREIDQERIDRFASVTEDHQWIHVDRERAAAESPYGTTIAHGFLTLSLLSAMFKQCCAVRASATINYGFDRIRFISPVRSGARIRGRFTLGAVDRNADGSALAVWSVEVALEDSPKPALAATWLVRVYFS; encoded by the coding sequence ATGACGACCGTCGGAACCCTCGAGGAGCTCGAGTCACTGCGCGGTGCGACGCTCGAGACCGACTGGCGGGAGATCGATCAGGAGCGCATCGACCGCTTCGCAAGCGTGACGGAGGATCATCAATGGATTCACGTCGATCGTGAGCGAGCGGCCGCCGAATCGCCCTACGGGACGACGATCGCGCACGGGTTTCTGACGCTGAGCCTGCTCAGCGCGATGTTCAAGCAGTGCTGCGCGGTTCGCGCTTCCGCGACGATCAACTACGGTTTCGATCGGATCCGTTTCATCAGTCCGGTCCGATCCGGAGCACGCATCCGCGGCCGGTTCACGCTCGGCGCGGTCGACCGTAACGCAGACGGCAGCGCGCTCGCGGTTTGGTCGGTCGAAGTTGCGCTCGAGGATTCGCCGAAACCCGCGCTGGCCGCGACGTGGCTGGTCCGCGTGTACTTTTCGTAG